From Mustela erminea isolate mMusErm1 chromosome 1, mMusErm1.Pri, whole genome shotgun sequence, a single genomic window includes:
- the MAP4 gene encoding microtubule-associated protein 4 isoform X16 — translation MVTSSQPALLGTDSVFLEVGNDLSVMQPHRLPVCSRPLATVACQAEFWTWSLSMRHSVHPRTSLTLATVEFLLFLPFLDLLSQVVLELQERGGRAVEETMSLSDKQPASRTAAYGQLCKGKPAECQMDPPKEISQAGFEWQRTEGKLNEIGLNVSMDGQLKDGLVKNASFLEQNKLCFFEGKLDKELSIEVPDKEYQAASGHLESRYVISETCHSSEGNSVHQKTAEFHVGPGEGPDKNKAYTVQGMVAGKNGPETKSQSDVGFPGAADIPTQYVKEQETSVWNPNFHAVAQGSRDATLGKNGIITGCRATGVAKDKSGPPECESSPSVAIACPAPTAEPSATAIPPITMVEFPQECVNVSSHDRDHEKELERLSSPEEGSLLDQVPQQKKAMRRALSECSHLSVPPAVNLGEKYPELPGREELSSGLPPLSSSLVPSPAPRRVGAPAVRRSMTVAEEQTASYGLIPGELPIPSPEEMPLFICEEPVARKREELTPFCNSSSGSSGKKELGPAGLCLHGKLEQIPEVSSKEKGPEDVSETRTDLCPQVCQGGEKQPGQTALAGKKEIEVTATQSTPSFLCEETPRDGISKPEEGRPAGSVTGNDITAPPNKELPPSPEKKTKPAAETKVPEKRTSPSKLASAPALKPGSKSTQTVTKASAAASPASAGPSSRSPPTPVPRRPTAIKTEGKPAEMKKTATQSAPADLSRSKNTSTSSVKKSTTVPGAAPVAGVAPSRAKPTSTPPRPSGTPSSDKKPTSAKPSSSAPRLSRPSTNASAPDLKNVRSKVGSTENIKHQPGGGRAKVEKKTEASAPARKPEPNTVAKTAGPIASAQKPPAGKVQIVSKKVSYSHIQSKCGSKDNIKHVPGGGNVQIQNKKVDISKVSSKCGSKANIKHKPGGGDVKIESQKLNFKEKAQAKVGSLDNVGHLPAGGAVKTEGGGSEAPPCPGPPAGEEPAIPEPAPEAGAPTSASGLSGLAGGGDQREAQTLDSQIQETSKWLGLA, via the exons ATGGTAACCAGTTCCCAGCCGGCATTGCTAGGCACAGACTCTGTGTTTCTAGAAGTGGGAAATGATCTCTCTGTAATGCAGCCACATCGTCTACCAGTTTGTTCACGGCCATTAGCCACAGTTGCATGTCAGGCGGAGTTCTGGACATGGTCTTTGTCCATGAGACATAGTGTGCATCCTCGGACAAGTCTGACACTGGCCACTGTGGAATTCCTCCTGTTTTTGCCCTTTTTGGATCTCCTCAGTCAA GTGGTGTTAGAGCTCCAGGAGCGAGGGGGGAGAGCAGTCGAAGAGACGATGTCGCTCTCAGACAAGCAGCCTGCCTCTCGCACTGCCGCTTACGGCCAGCTCTGTAAGGGCAAGCCTGCAGAGTGCCAAATGGACCCCCCAAAAGAAATCAGCCAAGCTGGATTTGAATGGCAGAGGACAGAGGGCAAACTGAATGAAATCGGACTGAATGTCAGCATGGACGGGCAGCTGAAAGACGGGCTTGTGAAAAATGCCAGCTTCCTGGAGCAGAATAAGCTCTGCTTCTTTGAGGGGAAGCTAGACAAAGAGCTCAGCATTGAAGTGCCGGACAAGGAGTATCAGGCAGCCTCGGGTCACCTTGAGAGCAGGTATGTGATTTCAGAAACCTGCCATTCCTCGGAGGGGAACTCGGTCCACCAGAAGACAGCTGAGTTCCATGTGGGACCCGGAGAGGGTCCAGACAAGAACAAAGCCTATACAGTTCAGGGGATGGTGGCAGGGAAGAATGGGCCAGAGACCAAGAGCCAGTCAGATGTGGGTTTCCCTGGGGCTGCTGACATCCCCACCCAGTATGTTAAGGAGCAAGAAACCAGTGTTTGGAACCCCAACTTCCATGCAGTGGCTCAGGGCTCGAGGGATGCAACTCTAGGAAAGAATGGCATCATCACCGGCTGCCGGGCGACAGGGGTGGCGAAGGATAAGTCTGGGCCACCTGAATGTGAATCCTCCCCATCTGTGGCTATAGCATGCCCAGCCCCCACAGCTGAGCCTTCGGCCACTGCCATTCCACCGATCACTATGGTAGAGTTCCCCCAGGAGTGTGTAAATGTCAGCTCTCATGACCGAGACCATGAGAAGGAGCTGGAGCGATTGAGTTCTCCTGAGGAGGGGTCTTTGCTCGACCAAGTGCCCCAGCAGAAGAAAGCAATGCGCCGGGCCCTGTCGGAATGTTCTCACCTCTCGGTTCCCCCAGCTGTCAACCTTGGAGAGAAGTATCCTGAACTCCCTGGCCGAGAAGAGCTTTCTTCTGGCCTGCCGCCTCTTTCCAGTAGCCTCGTGCCAAGTCCTGCGCCCAGGAGAGTGGGGGCTCCTGCCGTCAGGCGCTCCATGACGGTGGCTGAGGAACAGACAGCTAGCTACGGACTGATCCCCGGGGAACTGCCCATCCCGTCTCCTGAAGAGATGCCTCTTTTCATCTGTGAGGAGCCTGTggccaggaagagagaagaactgaCCCCCTTTTGCAACAGCAGCAGCGGCAGCTCTGGGAAGAAGGAACTGGGCCCCGCTGGGTTGTGTCTGCATGGAAAGCTGGAGCAGATTCCTGAAGTAAGCAGCAAGGAGAAAGGACCAGAAGATGTTAGCGAAACAAGAACAGATTTGTGCCCCCAGGTCTGCCAAGGAGGTGAGAAACAGCCAGGACAGACAGCTCTGGCggggaagaaagaaattgaggtcaCTGCAACCCAGAGCACTCCATCGTTCCTGTGTGAGGAGACCCCACGTGATG GAATAAGTAAGCCAGAAGAAGGCCGGCCTGCAGGGAGTGTGACCGGAAATGACATCACCGCCCCTCCAAACAAGGAGCTCCCACCAagcccagagaagaaaacaaag CCTGCTGCAGAGACAAAGGTTCCTGAGAAACGAACCTCACCATCCAAGCTGGCCTCTGCTCCAGCCCTGAAGCCTGGCTCCAAGAGCACCCAGACTGTTACAAAAGCCTCAGCCGCTGCCAGTCCTGCCTCAGCTGGGCCAAGCAGTCGAAGCCCCCCAACGCCTGTGCCCAGGAGGCCCACCG CCATCAAGACCGAGGGAAAACCTgcagaaatgaagaagacagCTACACAGTCTGCACCAG CTGACTTGAGTCGCTCCAAAAACACGTCCACCAGCTCCGTGAAGAAAAGCACCACTGTCCCTGGGGCCGCCCCCGTGGCAGGGGTGGCTCCCAGCCGAGCCAAGCCCACatccaccccgccccgcccctcgggGACGCCTTCCTCAGACAAGAAGCCCACATCAGCCAAACCCAGCTCCTCTGCCCCTAGGCTGAGCCGCCCATCTACCAACGCTTCTGCCCCTGATCTGAAGAATGTCCGCTCCAAGGTTGGCTCCACAGAAAACATCAAACATCAGCCTGGAGGAGGCCGG gccaaagtagagaaaaaaacagaggcaTCTGCTCCGGCTCGAAAGCCTGAACCTAACACAGTCGCTAAAACAGCTGGTCCCATTGCGAGTGCGCAGAAACCACCTGCTGGGAAA GTCCAGATAGTCTCGAAAAAAGTGAGCTACAGCCATATTCAGTCCAAGTGTGGTTCCAAGGACAATATTAAGCATGTCCCTGGAGGTGGTAAT GTTCAGATTCAGAATAAGAAGGTGGACATCTCTAAGGTCTCCTCCAAGTGTGGGTCCAAGGCCAACATCAAGCACAAACCTG gtGGAGGAGATGTCAAGATTGAAAGTCAGAAGTTGAACTTCAAGGAGAAGGCCCAGGCGAAGGTGGGATCCCTCGATAATGTGGGCCACCTGCCTGCAGGAGGTGCCGTGAAG
- the MAP4 gene encoding microtubule-associated protein 4 isoform X15, producing the protein MVTSSQPALLGTDSVFLEVGNDLSVMQPHRLPVCSRPLATVACQAEFWTWSLSMRHSVHPRTSLTLATVEFLLFLPFLDLLSQVVLELQERGGRAVEETMSLSDKQPASRTAAYGQLCKGKPAECQMDPPKEISQAGFEWQRTEGKLNEIGLNVSMDGQLKDGLVKNASFLEQNKLCFFEGKLDKELSIEVPDKEYQAASGHLESRYVISETCHSSEGNSVHQKTAEFHVGPGEGPDKNKAYTVQGMVAGKNGPETKSQSDVGFPGAADIPTQYVKEQETSVWNPNFHAVAQGSRDATLGKNGIITGCRATGVAKDKSGPPECESSPSVAIACPAPTAEPSATAIPPITMVEFPQECVNVSSHDRDHEKELERLSSPEEGSLLDQVPQQKKAMRRALSECSHLSVPPAVNLGEKYPELPGREELSSGLPPLSSSLVPSPAPRRVGAPAVRRSMTVAEEQTASYGLIPGELPIPSPEEMPLFICEEPVARKREELTPFCNSSSGSSGKKELGPAGLCLHGKLEQIPEVSSKEKGPEDVSETRTDLCPQVCQGGEKQPGQTALAGKKEIEVTATQSTPSFLCEETPRDGISKPEEGRPAGSVTGNDITAPPNKELPPSPEKKTKLLATTQPAKTSTSKAKTQPTPLPKQSAPTTFGGSNKKPMSLAAGLVPAAPPKRPAATTARPSTLPAKDAKPKPAAETKVPEKRTSPSKLASAPALKPGSKSTQTVTKASAAASPASAGPSSRSPPTPVPRRPTAIKTEGKPAEMKKTATQSAPADLSRSKNTSTSSVKKSTTVPGAAPVAGVAPSRAKPTSTPPRPSGTPSSDKKPTSAKPSSSAPRLSRPSTNASAPDLKNVRSKVGSTENIKHQPGGGRVQIQNKKVDISKVSSKCGSKANIKHKPGGGDVKIESQKLNFKEKAQAKVGSLDNVGHLPAGGAVKTEGGGSEAPPCPGPPAGEEPAIPEPAPEAGAPTSASGLSGLAGGGDQREAQTLDSQIQETSKWLGLA; encoded by the exons ATGGTAACCAGTTCCCAGCCGGCATTGCTAGGCACAGACTCTGTGTTTCTAGAAGTGGGAAATGATCTCTCTGTAATGCAGCCACATCGTCTACCAGTTTGTTCACGGCCATTAGCCACAGTTGCATGTCAGGCGGAGTTCTGGACATGGTCTTTGTCCATGAGACATAGTGTGCATCCTCGGACAAGTCTGACACTGGCCACTGTGGAATTCCTCCTGTTTTTGCCCTTTTTGGATCTCCTCAGTCAA GTGGTGTTAGAGCTCCAGGAGCGAGGGGGGAGAGCAGTCGAAGAGACGATGTCGCTCTCAGACAAGCAGCCTGCCTCTCGCACTGCCGCTTACGGCCAGCTCTGTAAGGGCAAGCCTGCAGAGTGCCAAATGGACCCCCCAAAAGAAATCAGCCAAGCTGGATTTGAATGGCAGAGGACAGAGGGCAAACTGAATGAAATCGGACTGAATGTCAGCATGGACGGGCAGCTGAAAGACGGGCTTGTGAAAAATGCCAGCTTCCTGGAGCAGAATAAGCTCTGCTTCTTTGAGGGGAAGCTAGACAAAGAGCTCAGCATTGAAGTGCCGGACAAGGAGTATCAGGCAGCCTCGGGTCACCTTGAGAGCAGGTATGTGATTTCAGAAACCTGCCATTCCTCGGAGGGGAACTCGGTCCACCAGAAGACAGCTGAGTTCCATGTGGGACCCGGAGAGGGTCCAGACAAGAACAAAGCCTATACAGTTCAGGGGATGGTGGCAGGGAAGAATGGGCCAGAGACCAAGAGCCAGTCAGATGTGGGTTTCCCTGGGGCTGCTGACATCCCCACCCAGTATGTTAAGGAGCAAGAAACCAGTGTTTGGAACCCCAACTTCCATGCAGTGGCTCAGGGCTCGAGGGATGCAACTCTAGGAAAGAATGGCATCATCACCGGCTGCCGGGCGACAGGGGTGGCGAAGGATAAGTCTGGGCCACCTGAATGTGAATCCTCCCCATCTGTGGCTATAGCATGCCCAGCCCCCACAGCTGAGCCTTCGGCCACTGCCATTCCACCGATCACTATGGTAGAGTTCCCCCAGGAGTGTGTAAATGTCAGCTCTCATGACCGAGACCATGAGAAGGAGCTGGAGCGATTGAGTTCTCCTGAGGAGGGGTCTTTGCTCGACCAAGTGCCCCAGCAGAAGAAAGCAATGCGCCGGGCCCTGTCGGAATGTTCTCACCTCTCGGTTCCCCCAGCTGTCAACCTTGGAGAGAAGTATCCTGAACTCCCTGGCCGAGAAGAGCTTTCTTCTGGCCTGCCGCCTCTTTCCAGTAGCCTCGTGCCAAGTCCTGCGCCCAGGAGAGTGGGGGCTCCTGCCGTCAGGCGCTCCATGACGGTGGCTGAGGAACAGACAGCTAGCTACGGACTGATCCCCGGGGAACTGCCCATCCCGTCTCCTGAAGAGATGCCTCTTTTCATCTGTGAGGAGCCTGTggccaggaagagagaagaactgaCCCCCTTTTGCAACAGCAGCAGCGGCAGCTCTGGGAAGAAGGAACTGGGCCCCGCTGGGTTGTGTCTGCATGGAAAGCTGGAGCAGATTCCTGAAGTAAGCAGCAAGGAGAAAGGACCAGAAGATGTTAGCGAAACAAGAACAGATTTGTGCCCCCAGGTCTGCCAAGGAGGTGAGAAACAGCCAGGACAGACAGCTCTGGCggggaagaaagaaattgaggtcaCTGCAACCCAGAGCACTCCATCGTTCCTGTGTGAGGAGACCCCACGTGATG GAATAAGTAAGCCAGAAGAAGGCCGGCCTGCAGGGAGTGTGACCGGAAATGACATCACCGCCCCTCCAAACAAGGAGCTCCCACCAagcccagagaagaaaacaaag CTTTTGGCCACCACTCAACCTGCAAAGACTTCAACATCGAAAGCCAAAACTCAGCCCACTCCTCTCCCTAAGCAGTCGGCTCCCACCACCTTCGGTGGGTCGAATAAAAAACCTATGAGCCTCGCTGCAGGCTTAGTGCCGGCTGCCCCACCCAAACGCCCTGCTGCCACCACTGCCAGGCCTTCCACCTTACCTGCAAAAGACGCAAAACCCAAG CCTGCTGCAGAGACAAAGGTTCCTGAGAAACGAACCTCACCATCCAAGCTGGCCTCTGCTCCAGCCCTGAAGCCTGGCTCCAAGAGCACCCAGACTGTTACAAAAGCCTCAGCCGCTGCCAGTCCTGCCTCAGCTGGGCCAAGCAGTCGAAGCCCCCCAACGCCTGTGCCCAGGAGGCCCACCG CCATCAAGACCGAGGGAAAACCTgcagaaatgaagaagacagCTACACAGTCTGCACCAG CTGACTTGAGTCGCTCCAAAAACACGTCCACCAGCTCCGTGAAGAAAAGCACCACTGTCCCTGGGGCCGCCCCCGTGGCAGGGGTGGCTCCCAGCCGAGCCAAGCCCACatccaccccgccccgcccctcgggGACGCCTTCCTCAGACAAGAAGCCCACATCAGCCAAACCCAGCTCCTCTGCCCCTAGGCTGAGCCGCCCATCTACCAACGCTTCTGCCCCTGATCTGAAGAATGTCCGCTCCAAGGTTGGCTCCACAGAAAACATCAAACATCAGCCTGGAGGAGGCCGG GTTCAGATTCAGAATAAGAAGGTGGACATCTCTAAGGTCTCCTCCAAGTGTGGGTCCAAGGCCAACATCAAGCACAAACCTG gtGGAGGAGATGTCAAGATTGAAAGTCAGAAGTTGAACTTCAAGGAGAAGGCCCAGGCGAAGGTGGGATCCCTCGATAATGTGGGCCACCTGCCTGCAGGAGGTGCCGTGAAG
- the MAP4 gene encoding microtubule-associated protein 4 isoform X12, whose product MVTSSQPALLGTDSVFLEVGNDLSVMQPHRLPVCSRPLATVACQAEFWTWSLSMRHSVHPRTSLTLATVEFLLFLPFLDLLSQVVLELQERGGRAVEETMSLSDKQPASRTAAYGQLCKGKPAECQMDPPKEISQAGFEWQRTEGKLNEIGLNVSMDGQLKDGLVKNASFLEQNKLCFFEGKLDKELSIEVPDKEYQAASGHLESRYVISETCHSSEGNSVHQKTAEFHVGPGEGPDKNKAYTVQGMVAGKNGPETKSQSDVGFPGAADIPTQYVKEQETSVWNPNFHAVAQGSRDATLGKNGIITGCRATGVAKDKSGPPECESSPSVAIACPAPTAEPSATAIPPITMVEFPQECVNVSSHDRDHEKELERLSSPEEGSLLDQVPQQKKAMRRALSECSHLSVPPAVNLGEKYPELPGREELSSGLPPLSSSLVPSPAPRRVGAPAVRRSMTVAEEQTASYGLIPGELPIPSPEEMPLFICEEPVARKREELTPFCNSSSGSSGKKELGPAGLCLHGKLEQIPEVSSKEKGPEDVSETRTDLCPQVCQGGEKQPGQTALAGKKEIEVTATQSTPSFLCEETPRDGISKPEEGRPAGSVTGNDITAPPNKELPPSPEKKTKLLATTQPAKTSTSKAKTQPTPLPKQSAPTTFGGSNKKPMSLAAGLVPAAPPKRPAATTARPSTLPAKDAKPKPAAETKVPEKRTSPSKLASAPALKPGSKSTQTVTKASAAASPASAGPSSRSPPTPVPRRPTAIKTEGKPAEMKKTATQSAPADLSRSKNTSTSSVKKSTTVPGAAPVAGVAPSRAKPTSTPPRPSGTPSSDKKPTSAKPSSSAPRLSRPSTNASAPDLKNVRSKVGSTENIKHQPGGGRAKVEKKTEASAPARKPEPNTVAKTAGPIASAQKPPAGKVQIVSKKVSYSHIQSKCGSKDNIKHVPGGGNVQIQNKKVDISKVSSKCGSKANIKHKPGGGDVKIESQKLNFKEKAQAKVGSLDNVGHLPAGGAVKTEGGGSEAPPCPGPPAGEEPAIPEPAPEAGAPTSASGLSGLAGGGDQREAQTLDSQIQETSKWLGLA is encoded by the exons ATGGTAACCAGTTCCCAGCCGGCATTGCTAGGCACAGACTCTGTGTTTCTAGAAGTGGGAAATGATCTCTCTGTAATGCAGCCACATCGTCTACCAGTTTGTTCACGGCCATTAGCCACAGTTGCATGTCAGGCGGAGTTCTGGACATGGTCTTTGTCCATGAGACATAGTGTGCATCCTCGGACAAGTCTGACACTGGCCACTGTGGAATTCCTCCTGTTTTTGCCCTTTTTGGATCTCCTCAGTCAA GTGGTGTTAGAGCTCCAGGAGCGAGGGGGGAGAGCAGTCGAAGAGACGATGTCGCTCTCAGACAAGCAGCCTGCCTCTCGCACTGCCGCTTACGGCCAGCTCTGTAAGGGCAAGCCTGCAGAGTGCCAAATGGACCCCCCAAAAGAAATCAGCCAAGCTGGATTTGAATGGCAGAGGACAGAGGGCAAACTGAATGAAATCGGACTGAATGTCAGCATGGACGGGCAGCTGAAAGACGGGCTTGTGAAAAATGCCAGCTTCCTGGAGCAGAATAAGCTCTGCTTCTTTGAGGGGAAGCTAGACAAAGAGCTCAGCATTGAAGTGCCGGACAAGGAGTATCAGGCAGCCTCGGGTCACCTTGAGAGCAGGTATGTGATTTCAGAAACCTGCCATTCCTCGGAGGGGAACTCGGTCCACCAGAAGACAGCTGAGTTCCATGTGGGACCCGGAGAGGGTCCAGACAAGAACAAAGCCTATACAGTTCAGGGGATGGTGGCAGGGAAGAATGGGCCAGAGACCAAGAGCCAGTCAGATGTGGGTTTCCCTGGGGCTGCTGACATCCCCACCCAGTATGTTAAGGAGCAAGAAACCAGTGTTTGGAACCCCAACTTCCATGCAGTGGCTCAGGGCTCGAGGGATGCAACTCTAGGAAAGAATGGCATCATCACCGGCTGCCGGGCGACAGGGGTGGCGAAGGATAAGTCTGGGCCACCTGAATGTGAATCCTCCCCATCTGTGGCTATAGCATGCCCAGCCCCCACAGCTGAGCCTTCGGCCACTGCCATTCCACCGATCACTATGGTAGAGTTCCCCCAGGAGTGTGTAAATGTCAGCTCTCATGACCGAGACCATGAGAAGGAGCTGGAGCGATTGAGTTCTCCTGAGGAGGGGTCTTTGCTCGACCAAGTGCCCCAGCAGAAGAAAGCAATGCGCCGGGCCCTGTCGGAATGTTCTCACCTCTCGGTTCCCCCAGCTGTCAACCTTGGAGAGAAGTATCCTGAACTCCCTGGCCGAGAAGAGCTTTCTTCTGGCCTGCCGCCTCTTTCCAGTAGCCTCGTGCCAAGTCCTGCGCCCAGGAGAGTGGGGGCTCCTGCCGTCAGGCGCTCCATGACGGTGGCTGAGGAACAGACAGCTAGCTACGGACTGATCCCCGGGGAACTGCCCATCCCGTCTCCTGAAGAGATGCCTCTTTTCATCTGTGAGGAGCCTGTggccaggaagagagaagaactgaCCCCCTTTTGCAACAGCAGCAGCGGCAGCTCTGGGAAGAAGGAACTGGGCCCCGCTGGGTTGTGTCTGCATGGAAAGCTGGAGCAGATTCCTGAAGTAAGCAGCAAGGAGAAAGGACCAGAAGATGTTAGCGAAACAAGAACAGATTTGTGCCCCCAGGTCTGCCAAGGAGGTGAGAAACAGCCAGGACAGACAGCTCTGGCggggaagaaagaaattgaggtcaCTGCAACCCAGAGCACTCCATCGTTCCTGTGTGAGGAGACCCCACGTGATG GAATAAGTAAGCCAGAAGAAGGCCGGCCTGCAGGGAGTGTGACCGGAAATGACATCACCGCCCCTCCAAACAAGGAGCTCCCACCAagcccagagaagaaaacaaag CTTTTGGCCACCACTCAACCTGCAAAGACTTCAACATCGAAAGCCAAAACTCAGCCCACTCCTCTCCCTAAGCAGTCGGCTCCCACCACCTTCGGTGGGTCGAATAAAAAACCTATGAGCCTCGCTGCAGGCTTAGTGCCGGCTGCCCCACCCAAACGCCCTGCTGCCACCACTGCCAGGCCTTCCACCTTACCTGCAAAAGACGCAAAACCCAAG CCTGCTGCAGAGACAAAGGTTCCTGAGAAACGAACCTCACCATCCAAGCTGGCCTCTGCTCCAGCCCTGAAGCCTGGCTCCAAGAGCACCCAGACTGTTACAAAAGCCTCAGCCGCTGCCAGTCCTGCCTCAGCTGGGCCAAGCAGTCGAAGCCCCCCAACGCCTGTGCCCAGGAGGCCCACCG CCATCAAGACCGAGGGAAAACCTgcagaaatgaagaagacagCTACACAGTCTGCACCAG CTGACTTGAGTCGCTCCAAAAACACGTCCACCAGCTCCGTGAAGAAAAGCACCACTGTCCCTGGGGCCGCCCCCGTGGCAGGGGTGGCTCCCAGCCGAGCCAAGCCCACatccaccccgccccgcccctcgggGACGCCTTCCTCAGACAAGAAGCCCACATCAGCCAAACCCAGCTCCTCTGCCCCTAGGCTGAGCCGCCCATCTACCAACGCTTCTGCCCCTGATCTGAAGAATGTCCGCTCCAAGGTTGGCTCCACAGAAAACATCAAACATCAGCCTGGAGGAGGCCGG gccaaagtagagaaaaaaacagaggcaTCTGCTCCGGCTCGAAAGCCTGAACCTAACACAGTCGCTAAAACAGCTGGTCCCATTGCGAGTGCGCAGAAACCACCTGCTGGGAAA GTCCAGATAGTCTCGAAAAAAGTGAGCTACAGCCATATTCAGTCCAAGTGTGGTTCCAAGGACAATATTAAGCATGTCCCTGGAGGTGGTAAT GTTCAGATTCAGAATAAGAAGGTGGACATCTCTAAGGTCTCCTCCAAGTGTGGGTCCAAGGCCAACATCAAGCACAAACCTG gtGGAGGAGATGTCAAGATTGAAAGTCAGAAGTTGAACTTCAAGGAGAAGGCCCAGGCGAAGGTGGGATCCCTCGATAATGTGGGCCACCTGCCTGCAGGAGGTGCCGTGAAG